Genomic segment of Clostridia bacterium:
GCCGACCTGACCGTACTGTCCCCGGGCCGTGCGCCTGGCGCATCAGATGGCGATGGAGAGCGACAAGGTCGAGGCGGTGGCCATCGACGCGACGCACTTCATGGAGCTCGCGATGAAGCACGCCGTCTATGCCGTTCCCAAGACGGTCATCAACGGCAGCGTCGGCATCGACGGCGCCGTGCCGGAACGCGTTCTCGTGCAAAAGATCCGCGAAGCGCTGGGCCAGCCATCTTGACGCCGGCGGCCGGGCTGGCCTAGCATTACGGCCATCAACCACATA
This window contains:
- a CDS encoding thioredoxin family protein, which encodes MESDKVEAVAIDATHFMELAMKHAVYAVPKTVINGSVGIDGAVPERVLVQKIREALGQPS